From Saccopteryx leptura isolate mSacLep1 chromosome 3, mSacLep1_pri_phased_curated, whole genome shotgun sequence, one genomic window encodes:
- the NGF gene encoding beta-nerve growth factor codes for MSMLFYTLITALLIGIQAEPHAESNVPAGHGIPQAHWTNLQHSLDTALRRAHSAPARAIAARVAGQTRNITVDPKLFKKRRLRSPRVLFSTQPPLVTADTQPPDLETDGASSFNRTHRSKRSASHPIFHRGEFSVCDSISVWVGDKTTATDIKGKEVMVLGEVNINNSVFKQYFFETKCRDPNPVDSGCRGIDAKHWNSYCTTTHTFVKALTMDDKQAAWRFIRIDTACVCVLSRKTGRRA; via the coding sequence ATGTCCATGTTGTTCTACACTCTGATCACGGCTCTTCTGATCGGCATCCAGGCAGAACCACACGCAGAGAGCAATGTCCCAGCAGGGCACGGCATCCCCCAAGCCCACTGGACTAACCTCCAGCATTCCCTCGACACAGCCCTTCGCAGAGCCCACAGCGCCCCAGCCCGGGCGATAGCTGCCAGGGTGGCCGGGCAGACCCGCAACATCACTGtggaccccaaactttttaaaaagcggCGACTGCGTTCACCCCGCGTGCTGTTTAGCACCCAGCCCCCACTTGTCACTGCAGACACCCAGCCTCCGGACTTGGAGACCGATGGTGCCTCCTCTTTCAACAGGACTCATAGGAGCAAGCGGTCTGCCTCCCACCCCATCTTCCACAGGGGCGAGTTCTCCGTGTGCGACAGCATCAGCGTGTGGGTGGGGGACAAGACCACGGCCACGGACATCAAGGGCAAGGAGGTGATGGTGTTGGGAGAGGTGAACATTAACAACAGTGTGTTCAAACAGTACTTTTTTGAGACCAAGTGCCGGGACCCCAATCCTGTCGACAGCGGGTGCCGGGGCATCGACGCCAAGCACTGGAACTCATATTGCACCACGACGCACACCTTTGTCAAGGCGCTGACGATGGACGACAAGCAGGCTGCCTGGCGGTTTATCCGGATAGACacggcctgtgtgtgtgtgctcagcaGGAAGACTGGGAGGAGAGCCTGA